The sequence CCAATTCAGCTTTTTGGACAACTACAGATACGTATAGAAATCATGTTATACCCCTGCCTGTATATTGTGGTTCTCTAACAAAAGCCATCGTTGAGTCGGAGTATTTTGGGCTTGCTCTCGCTGTAAAAAGGGCTTCAGCAGCCGGTGCTGCCGGAACTGCCAAGGTGGACCACATGCGACTTACTGTAAGTTGGGGTGCCGCACCGATGTGTGTGCCAGATGGAGACGATACTTGTCGGGTATTAACAAATTTGCCGGTAGAGCTAACCTCCTTCGAATTATTTTCCACCAAAAGAAATCAAGTAGATTTGGAGTGGACAACTATAAGCGAAAATAATAACGATTATTTTACCATAGAACGCTCAGCAGATGGAGTAAATTATACACCGGTAGGTACAGTTGATGGAGCCGGTAATAGCATGTCAATGCTACAGTATAAGTTTACCGATGTTTCAGCACCCGCAGGAGAAAATTATTATAGGTTACAACAAACTGATTTTGACGGACAGGTTACCACATCAAGATTACGTTGGGTTTGGGTAAAGAGTGATAATGATATTTTTGTAACCTATTCGGATGATGCAAAAGAGGCCACCATTCATTTTTTAGAATTACCACAAGTTATGCCCCATATTGTTTTTGTAAATTCCATGGGGCAATACGTAAAAGTGCCTATCAATACGGAAGATATGTTAGACGGGCATTTGAAAATAGATTTATCTCCCCTTCCAGCCGGAGTGTATTATATATCTGTGTTTGATAATACACTCAAAACTAGCAAGCCGATAGTGGTTTCTAATTAATTTTTGAGATTGCTATATTTATTTTCTCAATCTATTGATTATTAGATTTTTGTCCAATATTATTGTTTTTATCAATCTTAGAACTTTCCAAATTTAGATTGACTAAAATTGTGTTCGGTGGTACTTTTAGTACAACCACCAATTATCTCTATGAAACCGCATATCTTAAACTGCAACAAGCCTATTATTTTTGTAGCCTTTTTTGTAATTCTAAATACACCTTTTTTTTCTCAAACTAAGAATGCAAACATCTGGTATTTTGGTAATAAAGCCGGTTTAGATTTCAATTCAGGAAATCCGGTTGCTCTTACCAATAGTGCTATGAATACAACAGAGGGCTGTGCCAGTGTTGCAGACGCTGCCGGACAATTGTTGTTTTATACGGATGGTCAAAATATTTGGGATAAAAATCATCAAATGATGCCGTTGGCTAATGGCACAACAAATGCAGATTGGAACAGAATGCTATCCGGAACATGGAGTTCTACCCAAGCTGCTATTATTGCACCGGTGTTAAACTCCGCAAACAGATATTATGTTTTTTCTACAGATGGCGCCAGTCTGCCTGCTGCAAATTCTCTTGGGCCTCAACAGCAATGGGATGGATTGTATTACACGGTTGTAAATATGCAGCTAAACGGAGGGCTTGGAGATATAGACACAAGTTATTTAAAACAGTTTTGCAATTATTTACCGGGTGCCAATAAAATACAATTAACAGATAGTGTTTCCGAAAAAGTAACCATTGCAATGAATGCGAATGGTTTAGATTATTGGGTAATTACTACCAAACAAGATACGCGAGATGTATATGCATTTAGCGTAAACTGTACCGGGGTTAATTGTTCTCCTGTTATAAGCACACTTACATCGGGAACTACATTTGGAGGATATGGAATGTTATCGGCATCAAGAGACGGGAAAAGCTTAGCAATGGCTTGGGGTGGGACTCCTTTCTTAGGAGCAACGTTGGTCGATTTTAATAATACAACAGGTGTTGCAAGTAATAGGCAGTTGCTCTTTCAAGGGGAAATATGTTATGGAGCTTGCTTTTCTCCGGACGACAATCTTATTTATATTACCACACACATTTCAGCCGGAACTCCCGGGGCTGGCGCTATTCGTAATTTTCAGCGATTTTCGCCAACTCCTGCAGCAACCATGCTTACATTTAATACCCCAACCGTTAATCACATGAATATACAACAAGGGCCTAACGGTAAATTGTATTCGGCAAGTTGGTCAACCTCTTCAATTACAGAAATAAGCAACCCCAATAATCAGGTTAATCCTGGAGTTTCTGTTGGCGCTGTTTCATTAGCCGGAAAAATAAGCTTGTATGGATTGCCAAATTTATTTGTAGGTTGGACAACACCTCCTCCTTCCAAATTTGTTTCGGCAGCAGATACGGCTATCTGCAATGGTGGTTCTACGCAGTTAGCCGTATCTCTTATTGATCCAACGTTTACATATAAGTGGACTCCTGCTGCTGGATTGAGTAACGCAACGAGTGTTAATCCTATTGCTTCGCCTACAGTGACAACAACTTACACAGTGGCTGTTATGGCGTTGTGTGACACATTGTACGATTCTCTTACTGTACTTGTTCGACCAAATCCTTTCCTAAGTTTAGGTCCGGATGTGTCTGTTTGCCCCGGAAATGCTACTACGCTTAGTGCGCAGCACTCCGGAGTTAGTATTTTGTGGAGTACCGGAGTAACATCAACTTCTATTTCTGCATCCGTTGGAGCTTATTCTGCTGTAGTAACAGATTCTTTTTCGTGTGTTGCATACGATACGGTAGCTGTGCTAGCGCATCTTTTGCCGGTAATTCAAATTTCGTCTCCTGCAGTATGCCTTGGTTCTCCTGCTACTTTGCAAGCAACAGGAGCAAGTAATTATCTGTGGTCAAATGCAATGACAGGAAGTAGTATTGTTATTCCGGCATTATCCAATCAAACAATTACCGCTATAGGAACGGATAACAATGGGTGTATAGACAGTGCAAAGTTTGTTGTTCAGCCTAATCCGAAACCTACCGCTGATTTTGATTTGTTTGTATTGGATTCGTTGTGTTCGTATAGGGTTGCAACACATTTTATTGGAGGCGGGGTTGGGAATGATGTTTTTACATGGAATCTAAATAAGAAATTTTATAGCAATGCAGTTGATTTTAATGATTTGTCGTTGCCATCTACCGGACTATACGAGTTACAGCTTATTTTAACGAGTCCCTTTAATTGTGCTGATACCGCAATCAAGCAAATTAGTGTAAAAGATGAGTTTATAAGCACATTGTATATCCCCAATACATTCACTCCTAATGGTGATGATTTAAACGATACGTGGGGGGTAAAAAGTATTTGTATGGAGGATATGAAAATTGCTATCTACAATCGGTGGGGCGTACTTATAAAGGAATTAGAGAGTTTAAGTGAAGTATGGGATGGAACATTTAATGGCAATTTAGTGGAGTCGGAAGTATTTGTATATAAAGTAATAGCCACCGATGCAATAAATAAAAACAAAATTATGCGTGTAGGAACGGTGTTGGTGTTGAGATAGAAGGTTAGTGAAAAAACTAATTGTACAATACCTCTAAAACGGTTTGCCCTACAGCTTTCAGTGTTTTTCTGTCAATTACATTCATGTTGTCGTTGTGTGTGTGATGAAAACTTCCAAAGTCGCCTGTTTGTGGGCTCATGTGAATGATATCTGCTGTTGGAATTGCCAATATTTTGTTTACAAATAGATGGTCGTCTGTAATTGGTCCGCTGCGAGCTTCAATAAAATATTTTGTGTAGCCTAGTTCCGATGCGGTGTTCCATATTTTATTTACTACTTGTGGTGCATAGTATTCGGAATTGCCTTCTTTGCAGAATGTAGCGTCTGCCGCTCCCACCATATCTAATAAAATGCCGTATTGTGCATAATACCCAGGCTTGTGAGGGTTTGCAGCCCAGTACTGAGAACCCAAGCACCAAGAGTTTTCTTGTCTGGGGAAATTACTCTCGTTCGGTTGGCCATAATCTTCAATGTCAAACAAAACAAAATCAACTCCTAGTTTACTATTGGTTTGCGCAAGTACTCGAGCAATTTCTAATAATACTCCAACTCCGCTAGCTCCGTCATTGGCACCGTCTATAGGTTCGTTTTTTCTAGAAACGTCTCTGTCTGCAAATGGGCGTGTATCCCAATGTGCGCAAAGTAAAATTCTATTTGGGGCATCTTTATTTATAGATGCAATAATGTTTTTTAAGGTGTGATTTTTTCCATCAAAGGTTCGTTGATTGGCAGTTTGCAAAACAACATCACATCCTATTTGTTTAAATTTATTTTGCAAATAGGTTGCACATGCTTCGTGCGCTTTGGTGCTTGGAACGCGAGGTCCAAAAGAAACTTGTTTTTCTATAAATATATAGGCAGAGTCGGCATTGAATTGTGGCGCTGCTATTTTGGGAGTAGGCTTGTTTTTTGTTGTAGAAGTAGGCGTTTCACTTTTTTTAGTTTCTTGATTGGTGCAAGATGCATTTACCAGGCAGCAAGCAGTTGCAACAAAAAAATATTTTTTTAGGTGGGAGTAAGAAAGATTCATGCGCGACAATACGATATTATTTCTTTAAAATTTTAAACTCAGTTCTTCTGTTCATTTGTCTTCCTTCTTCTGTATCGTTAGTGGCGATAGGCTGAGTAAAGCCATATCCTTTATAAGTTAATCTACTTGGCGCTATTCCTTTATTTAATAAATAATCAACTACTGCTTTTGCTCTGCTTTCGGATAAATTTTGATTGTACCCCGCACTTCCTTTGTTGTCGGTATGTCCGGAGATTTCGATTTGTAGGGAAGGGATGTCATTTAATAATTTTATTAATCGCTCCAACTCATTGCCGGATTCCGGACGCAAGGTAGATTTGTCGAAATCAAAGAAAATATTGTTCAATACAATTTTACTACCCACTTCAATTTTCTGCAGGGCAATGTTTTTTTCTACTTCTATAAAAGCCGCAGTAGCAGGTATGTCAAAGTTTTCCGAATGAAATAAATAGCCTTCTGCTTTTACTGCTATTCCGTAATTTTTTCCTGCCGGAAGCGATACTAAATATTTTCCGGTAGCGCTGTTGGAGTTGAAACTTGCAATCACTTCGTTTTTTTGATTGTCAATTAAATCGATAGTCGCTTTTAGTGGTTGTAAAGTGCCTGCATCTGTTATAATTCCTTTAAGCAAGGTAAGTTGAGCTTGTGCAACCTCAACGGCAGATGCCATGACAACTTCTTTTACCGATTCTGTTTTGCTTGCAATTAATCTGTCTTCTGTGCTAAGTATAGGTTGCTTTTCTGGACCTAAAAAATTAATTACATAAATATCTTTTTCTCCATAACCATTTGGATTAAAAGACGAATAATAACCTCTTTTGCCATTTGCCGCCATTACAAAAAACACATCGTCATCGGTTGTATTTATTGGATAGCCTATGTTTTCTGGCTCACTCCATTTTCCATTTTGGTAAACAGATTTAAAAATGTCGTAGCCTCCCATTGTTTTGTGACCTTGAGAGCTAAAGTAAATTGTTTTGCCATCCGGGTGAGCAAACACAGCTTCCTCGCCATAAGGTGTATTAATAGCAGAGCCAATATTCATAGCCGGACCCCAATTTCCTGTGGCATCCATTTTAGAAAAATAAATATCTCTGTCGCCAAAACCTCCCGGACGATTACTTACGAAGTAAAGTGTTTTGCCATCGTAGGATAAAGATGTACTTGTCTCGTGACTTTTCGTATTTATATTTTTATTCATTTTTTCGGGAGCCGACCAAGTAGTGCCTGATAGTGTACACTCGTAAACATTTCCATCTCCTTTATCATCAATATAAATATATAAATGTTGTCCATCCGGAGACAATCCCATGGTAGCATCATGTCCTAATGTATTGATTGGAGGGCCCAGATTTACGGCAGGATTCCATTTGCCACCACGTTTAAAGGAAACAAAAATATCTTCAAAGTATTGATTGTTGTTCGGGTCGATTTGCCCTCCAGTGGTTTGCGCTCTGCGAGAGGTGTACATCAAAACAGATTCATCTGCTGATATTACTGGCCCGTAGTCAGCCATTGGAGAGTTAATTTCCGCCCCAATATTATCTATAAAAACACGAGCAGGTTTTTTTATCAATTCAATTCCCGTTTTGCATTCTTGTATTTTCTTAGTTGTTTCTGCAAGCTTAGCAGCCGCATCATTTCCAACTAGCGAGCTTTGGTAAATATTGTAGTGTGTAATTGCTTTTTCAAAATTCATACTTAAGTGGTATGCTCTAGCTAATGAGTAATGGATTGCCTCGTCTACACTAGGGTTTAGGTCGTATGCTTTTTCTAAATAGGGCAGTGCTTTTAATTTATTTGCTCCATACAAATAGCAGTTTCCTATTCGGAAGTTTAGCAATGCGTTGTTTGGGTTAAATTGCTGTGCAACTAGAAAGTGCTCCAATGCTTGTGCATACACGAACGTTCCCAGTTCATAATATTTTTCTCCTTCGCGTAGTTCTTTCTGCGCTGCTTTTAACCCGTCTTTGTTGTCTGGGAAATTATCTTTCGAAAAATCAACATTTTGTGCAGATACAGAGAAGGAGAGTAATAACGATAAAATAAAAAAAATATTTTTCATTTTTAAATTTTGTTTAAAGTGTGTGTAAGCCAAATATTACTTGCAATCTTGCATATACATTTTTGCCTGAATGGAACCGGATGATTCTGCGATTTCCCAGTCTTTGCAGGCTCCATCCGTGTCTCGCAACATTTCTTTTGCTATTCCTCTGTTTACATATGCGTCTGCATATTGCTTGTTAATACTAATTGCTTTGTTGTAATCGTCTATTGCTCCTTTGTAATCTTTAAGCTTATATTTTGCTGCGGCTCTGTTGTTTAGTGCAAATGCATATTGTGGGTTTAGTGCCAATGCCATGTTGAACATAGACATGGCTTCTTCGTAATTTCCTGCATCATAATAGGCGCTTCCCAAGTTATTGTATAGTGCATAATCATCTTTTTTAATTTTTAAAGCACTTGAATAATCTACGATTGCGCCTCTAAAATCGCCTTTTTTGCGCTTGGTACTTGCCAAGTTATTGTATGTAAAATACATGTCTGGATTGGCAATCAACGCTTTTTTGTAATCTGCAATCGCACCATCATAGTCTTCCAATTGTTTTTTTGCACTAGCTCTGTCGTTGTATGCGTAGGCATAATCAGGTTTTAGTTGGATAGCTTTGTCAAAATCAGCAATTGCTCCTTGGTAATCTTTATTGTCGAATCGAATCACTCCTCGGTAGTAAAATGCTTGTTCGTAAAGTGGTCGCAGCTCTATTACTTTGGAGTAATCTTGTTCGGCACCTTTTATGTCTTTGGCTGCTTGCTTTAGCTTGGCACGCTCGTAGTAAGCGTTATCGGCAGCGGGGTTTAGTTCGATACACTTGTTTAAGTCGGCAAGTGCATTTTCTGGTTGTTTTAGTTCAATATGTACAATTGAGCGATTGTAGTAAGCCTTTTCAAAATCCGATTTAAGTAAAATTGCTTTATTAAATTCGCTCAATGCTTCGCTGTATTTTTTGTTGGTAAATAAGGAAATGCCGTTATTGTAAGCAATGTCGGCATCTTGCGAAGCATCTGTACTTTTTACCTTTACTGTATCTGTTTGCGCACCGACTGAGAGTGTGATGGCGCATAAAAGTAAAACCCAAAAATATTTTTGCATTTGGATAATTGTTAGTTTATCCTAAAATAGAAAGTTTTTAGCGTAATAAACTATACTTACAAAAGATGTTTTGAACGAGAGCGTATTGATAAGTCAAGACTACCCAATTAATCAATAAAGTTGTACTTTTGTTGTAAATGAATTTGGTCTTTTTATGAGAGCCATAAAACTTAAGTGTAGTTTCCAATGAATAAAGATTTATTGATCAATAAAACGCTAGCAATGTTAGCGAAGCTTCCAGAAAAAAGAATTGAAGAGGTTGCTAATTATATTGATTTTATTTTAAAAAAATACGAAGAAGAGCTTTTGCAAAAAGGAATTGAGAAGATGACTAATTCGTCTAAAAGCTATGAATTTCTTGCTAGCGACCCCGATATTTATACAGTAAATGATATAATAGAAAAATATAGTGCAAAAGGGTGATATAGTACTAGTCAAATTTCCTTTTACGGATTTAGCGGGAGCCAAACTTCGACCGGCTTTGATATTAAGCAGTACTGATGCGGATGCGATTTTAATCTTTATAACAACACAACTTCAGTGGAAAGAAAGGTTTGATATTGTTTTGAAGTGTACACCAAAAAATGGGCTTAAAAAAGAATCTTTATTACGAGTAAATAAAATAGCAACAGTCGATAAAAAATTAATTGTTGGGAAAATTGGTTCTGCTGAAGAAATAATAAAAACACTTAATGCAAATCTTATAGAGCTTTTTAACCTAAAGTAATTTTTCTTACAAAAGATGTTTTGAACGAGAGCGTTTTAATAAGTAGGGAAGAATAATTTGCTCAAAACCATTATTGATGTCCGCTTCAATAAAATCTATCTTATATTGAATGCATCGTTGTCGTATTTCTGCATTTCGAACTTCAACTATTTTTTGGTATTGGTCTTTTATCGTGGTTGGATTAAGTTTTACTATTTCATTCGTTTCTAAATCAACAAATTGATATGGCCTGTTTTCTAATTCTAATTTTACTTCCTTCGATTTGTCGAATGTATGAAACAGCACTACTTCGTGTTTGTTGTATTTTAGGTGTTGTAAGGCAGAAAATAATTGTTCTTTGTTATGTGCATCGTCCATCATGTCGCTAAATACAATAATCAAAGAACGTTTGGGTTGTACTTCTGCAATTTGATGCAAAGCAGCTACAATGTTTGTTTTTTGCGACTGTTGAGGCTTTGATAATTGTAATAGTTTTTCCAGTTCTTGTAGTAAATAGATATGATGTGCTGAAGTTGATTTGCTGGGGGTTTGTACGTTTATAGATTCTGTGAAAACAGTTAATCCAATAGCATCACGTTGTTTTTTTAACAATTCTATTAGCACAGCGCAGGCATAAACAGAAAAGCCAATTTTGTTTAATTTTTTTTCAGAAACTGTTTCAACTTCCGGAAAGTACATAGAAGAGGAGGAGTCGATAACTAAGCGGCAGCGGAGGTTTGTTTCTTCTTCGTATTTTTTTACAAACAACTTGTCTGTCCGTCCGTATAATTTCCAGTCAATGTGTTTACTCGATTCTCCTTTGTTGTATAGCCGGTGTTCTGCAAATTCGACAGAAAAGCCATGAAATGGACTTTTGTGCATGCCGGTAATAAAACCCTCTACAACTTGCCGAGCATAAAATTCTAAATACGAATATTGGTGGGTTCTATTGAGCATGTAAAGTAAAACAAAGCCAAAAGTCTATTTCTAAACTTTTGGCTTTAAATGATAAGTAAAATTACAACTGTGCTTTTAGCTTAGCTTCTAGTGCTGACTTTGGAGCTGCACCTACTTGCTTGTCAACTATTTCGCCATTTTTGAAAAACAACAGCGTTGGAATATTCCTAATTCCAAATTTCATCGAAATGTTTGGATTGCTATCCACATCTACTTTGCCTATAATAGCTTTTCCGTCATAATCTTTTGATAGCTCTTCTACCACCGGACCAACCATTCTACATGGACCACACCACTCTGCCCAAAAGTCAACTAGTACAGGTTTATCTGATTTCATTACTAACTCCTCAAAGTTAGCATCGGTTAATTCTAATGCCATAATAATAATTTTTAAAGGTTATTTAAATTCAATACTTAAATTTATGAAATAATAGCAATTAATTTGCCAATTATCAATTTAATGACAGATTGTCGTTTAAACAAATAAATAGAGTGTAAAAAACAACACAAATGAATTTAAAGCTAAACAAACCACTCGCTTTTATTGACTTAGAAACAACCGGAGTAAGTGTGGGTAAGGATAGAATTGTAGAAATATCTATATTGAAATTACACCCAAACGGGGAGAAAGAAATTAAAACTCAGCGTATTAATCCCGAAATGCCAATTCCTATTGTTACTAGCAAAATACATGGAATTTATGATAAAGATGTAGCCTCGGAGCCAACCTTTAAAGAGTTTGCACCGGTTTTGGCGCGATTTTTAGATAATTGTGATTTTGCCGGGTATAATTCTAATAAGTTTGATATACCACTTTTGGCAGAAGAATTTTTAAGAGTAGAAATAGATTTCGACTTGAAAAATAGAAAGTTGGTAGATGTTCAAAATATTTTTCATCAAATGGAACAAAGAACATTATCTGCGGCCTATAAATTTTATTGCCAAAAAGAGTTGGTTGACGCACATTCTGCCGAAGCAGATACTACTGCTACGTATGAAATATTGTTAGCGCAACTTGATAAATATAAAGAGTTGCAAGGCGATGTAAATTACTTGCACGATTTTTCATCTCGCTCAAAAAATGCTGATCTGGCTGGAAGGATTGTCTTTAATGAGAAAAATGTAGAAGTTTTTAGTTTTGGTAAGCA comes from Bacteroidota bacterium and encodes:
- a CDS encoding 3'-5' exonuclease; protein product: MNLKLNKPLAFIDLETTGVSVGKDRIVEISILKLHPNGEKEIKTQRINPEMPIPIVTSKIHGIYDKDVASEPTFKEFAPVLARFLDNCDFAGYNSNKFDIPLLAEEFLRVEIDFDLKNRKLVDVQNIFHQMEQRTLSAAYKFYCQKELVDAHSAEADTTATYEILLAQLDKYKELQGDVNYLHDFSSRSKNADLAGRIVFNEKNVEVFSFGKHKDKSVEEVFAKEPSYYNWMMDGDFPLYTKKVITQIRLRLVNKK
- a CDS encoding type II toxin-antitoxin system PemK/MazF family toxin translates to MQKGDIVLVKFPFTDLAGAKLRPALILSSTDADAILIFITTQLQWKERFDIVLKCTPKNGLKKESLLRVNKIATVDKKLIVGKIGSAEEIIKTLNANLIELFNLK
- a CDS encoding DUF58 domain-containing protein translates to MLNRTHQYSYLEFYARQVVEGFITGMHKSPFHGFSVEFAEHRLYNKGESSKHIDWKLYGRTDKLFVKKYEEETNLRCRLVIDSSSSMYFPEVETVSEKKLNKIGFSVYACAVLIELLKKQRDAIGLTVFTESINVQTPSKSTSAHHIYLLQELEKLLQLSKPQQSQKTNIVAALHQIAEVQPKRSLIIVFSDMMDDAHNKEQLFSALQHLKYNKHEVVLFHTFDKSKEVKLELENRPYQFVDLETNEIVKLNPTTIKDQYQKIVEVRNAEIRQRCIQYKIDFIEADINNGFEQIILPYLLKRSRSKHLL
- a CDS encoding M28 family peptidase; protein product: MNLSYSHLKKYFFVATACCLVNASCTNQETKKSETPTSTTKNKPTPKIAAPQFNADSAYIFIEKQVSFGPRVPSTKAHEACATYLQNKFKQIGCDVVLQTANQRTFDGKNHTLKNIIASINKDAPNRILLCAHWDTRPFADRDVSRKNEPIDGANDGASGVGVLLEIARVLAQTNSKLGVDFVLFDIEDYGQPNESNFPRQENSWCLGSQYWAANPHKPGYYAQYGILLDMVGAADATFCKEGNSEYYAPQVVNKIWNTASELGYTKYFIEARSGPITDDHLFVNKILAIPTADIIHMSPQTGDFGSFHHTHNDNMNVIDRKTLKAVGQTVLEVLYN
- the trxA gene encoding thioredoxin: MALELTDANFEELVMKSDKPVLVDFWAEWCGPCRMVGPVVEELSKDYDGKAIIGKVDVDSNPNISMKFGIRNIPTLLFFKNGEIVDKQVGAAPKSALEAKLKAQL
- a CDS encoding tetratricopeptide repeat protein — encoded protein: MQKYFWVLLLCAITLSVGAQTDTVKVKSTDASQDADIAYNNGISLFTNKKYSEALSEFNKAILLKSDFEKAYYNRSIVHIELKQPENALADLNKCIELNPAADNAYYERAKLKQAAKDIKGAEQDYSKVIELRPLYEQAFYYRGVIRFDNKDYQGAIADFDKAIQLKPDYAYAYNDRASAKKQLEDYDGAIADYKKALIANPDMYFTYNNLASTKRKKGDFRGAIVDYSSALKIKKDDYALYNNLGSAYYDAGNYEEAMSMFNMALALNPQYAFALNNRAAAKYKLKDYKGAIDDYNKAISINKQYADAYVNRGIAKEMLRDTDGACKDWEIAESSGSIQAKMYMQDCK
- a CDS encoding OmpA family protein produces the protein MKNIFFILSLLLSFSVSAQNVDFSKDNFPDNKDGLKAAQKELREGEKYYELGTFVYAQALEHFLVAQQFNPNNALLNFRIGNCYLYGANKLKALPYLEKAYDLNPSVDEAIHYSLARAYHLSMNFEKAITHYNIYQSSLVGNDAAAKLAETTKKIQECKTGIELIKKPARVFIDNIGAEINSPMADYGPVISADESVLMYTSRRAQTTGGQIDPNNNQYFEDIFVSFKRGGKWNPAVNLGPPINTLGHDATMGLSPDGQHLYIYIDDKGDGNVYECTLSGTTWSAPEKMNKNINTKSHETSTSLSYDGKTLYFVSNRPGGFGDRDIYFSKMDATGNWGPAMNIGSAINTPYGEEAVFAHPDGKTIYFSSQGHKTMGGYDIFKSVYQNGKWSEPENIGYPINTTDDDVFFVMAANGKRGYYSSFNPNGYGEKDIYVINFLGPEKQPILSTEDRLIASKTESVKEVVMASAVEVAQAQLTLLKGIITDAGTLQPLKATIDLIDNQKNEVIASFNSNSATGKYLVSLPAGKNYGIAVKAEGYLFHSENFDIPATAAFIEVEKNIALQKIEVGSKIVLNNIFFDFDKSTLRPESGNELERLIKLLNDIPSLQIEISGHTDNKGSAGYNQNLSESRAKAVVDYLLNKGIAPSRLTYKGYGFTQPIATNDTEEGRQMNRRTEFKILKK
- a CDS encoding T9SS type B sorting domain-containing protein, with the translated sequence MKPHILNCNKPIIFVAFFVILNTPFFSQTKNANIWYFGNKAGLDFNSGNPVALTNSAMNTTEGCASVADAAGQLLFYTDGQNIWDKNHQMMPLANGTTNADWNRMLSGTWSSTQAAIIAPVLNSANRYYVFSTDGASLPAANSLGPQQQWDGLYYTVVNMQLNGGLGDIDTSYLKQFCNYLPGANKIQLTDSVSEKVTIAMNANGLDYWVITTKQDTRDVYAFSVNCTGVNCSPVISTLTSGTTFGGYGMLSASRDGKSLAMAWGGTPFLGATLVDFNNTTGVASNRQLLFQGEICYGACFSPDDNLIYITTHISAGTPGAGAIRNFQRFSPTPAATMLTFNTPTVNHMNIQQGPNGKLYSASWSTSSITEISNPNNQVNPGVSVGAVSLAGKISLYGLPNLFVGWTTPPPSKFVSAADTAICNGGSTQLAVSLIDPTFTYKWTPAAGLSNATSVNPIASPTVTTTYTVAVMALCDTLYDSLTVLVRPNPFLSLGPDVSVCPGNATTLSAQHSGVSILWSTGVTSTSISASVGAYSAVVTDSFSCVAYDTVAVLAHLLPVIQISSPAVCLGSPATLQATGASNYLWSNAMTGSSIVIPALSNQTITAIGTDNNGCIDSAKFVVQPNPKPTADFDLFVLDSLCSYRVATHFIGGGVGNDVFTWNLNKKFYSNAVDFNDLSLPSTGLYELQLILTSPFNCADTAIKQISVKDEFISTLYIPNTFTPNGDDLNDTWGVKSICMEDMKIAIYNRWGVLIKELESLSEVWDGTFNGNLVESEVFVYKVIATDAINKNKIMRVGTVLVLR